Proteins encoded within one genomic window of [Enterobacter] lignolyticus SCF1:
- a CDS encoding ABC transporter substrate-binding protein, whose amino-acid sequence MSRLLRTLLSLTLACACLLTFSPAGASRTVTDQLGRQVTLPDTVSRVVVLQHQTLNLLVQLNAADDIVGVLSSWKKQLGPGFARFMPGIDHLPMPGDLTQVNIESLLALHPQAVFVANYAPAAMIQQIQSAGIPVVAISLRQDAAGEEDKMNPTMANEEQAYNDGLKQGIALIGEVMGRTREARALIDYTFAARASANAPVAEIAQDKRVRVYMANPDLNTYGSGKYTGLMMNHAGALNVAAATVKGARQVSLEQVLQWNPQVIFVQDRYPQVVKEIENDPNWQAIDAVKNHRVWLMPEYAKAWGYPMPEALAIGELWMAKKLYPQRYQHVDVDAKAQDYYQRFYRVNWNADAQP is encoded by the coding sequence ATGTCCCGTTTGCTACGTACACTTCTGAGCCTTACGCTGGCCTGCGCCTGCCTGCTTACCTTTTCTCCCGCTGGCGCCAGCCGTACGGTCACTGACCAATTGGGCCGCCAGGTAACCCTGCCCGACACCGTCAGCCGGGTCGTGGTGCTGCAGCACCAGACGCTGAACCTGCTGGTGCAGCTCAACGCCGCTGACGATATCGTGGGCGTACTGAGCAGCTGGAAAAAGCAGCTCGGCCCCGGGTTCGCCCGCTTTATGCCGGGCATTGACCACCTGCCGATGCCGGGGGATTTAACCCAGGTCAATATCGAAAGCCTGCTGGCGCTGCATCCCCAGGCGGTGTTTGTCGCCAACTACGCGCCCGCGGCGATGATCCAGCAGATCCAGAGCGCGGGGATTCCGGTGGTGGCGATTTCGCTGCGCCAGGACGCCGCGGGCGAAGAAGATAAAATGAACCCGACGATGGCCAATGAAGAGCAGGCCTATAACGACGGGCTGAAGCAGGGCATCGCGCTGATCGGCGAAGTGATGGGCCGTACGCGCGAGGCGCGCGCGCTCATCGATTACACCTTTGCCGCGCGCGCCAGCGCCAATGCGCCCGTTGCGGAGATTGCCCAGGATAAGCGCGTGCGCGTTTATATGGCCAACCCCGATCTCAACACCTACGGCTCCGGTAAGTACACCGGGCTGATGATGAACCACGCCGGGGCGCTGAACGTGGCGGCCGCGACGGTGAAAGGCGCGCGTCAGGTCTCGCTTGAGCAGGTGCTACAGTGGAACCCGCAGGTGATTTTTGTTCAGGATCGCTACCCGCAGGTGGTTAAAGAGATTGAAAACGATCCCAACTGGCAGGCGATCGACGCGGTGAAAAACCATCGGGTGTGGCTGATGCCGGAATACGCCAAGGCCTGGGGCTATCCGATGCCTGAGGCGCTGGCGATAGGCGAGCTGTGGATGGCGAAGAAGCTCTATCCGCAGCGCTATCAGCACGTTGATGTCGACGCCAAAGCGCAGGACTACTACCAGCGCTTCTACCGCGTCAACTGGAACGCGGATGCACAGCCGTAA
- the ldtE gene encoding L,D-transpeptidase LdtE, whose amino-acid sequence MKRASLFTLAFMGAFSVSQSAKAVDYPLPPDGSRLVGQNQTYTVQEGDKNLQTIARRFDTAAMLILEANNTIAPVPKPGTLVTIPSQLLLPDVPRKGIVVNLAELRLYYFPPDGRSVQVYPLGIGQLGLATPEMTTRVGQKIPNPTWTPTPGIRQRSLERGVSLPPVVPAGPNNPLGRYALRLAYGSGEYLIHGTNAPSSVGLRVSSGCMRMFPDDIKALFMQVGVGTPVRVINQPVKYSVEPNGKRYIEVHRPLSQDEGQNTQTMSYSLPVGFAQFTHDKASDKAQIDRAMYRRAGYPVVVSSGATPAASGSASVLSVQNGAAVTAAEKVTQ is encoded by the coding sequence ATGAAACGCGCGTCTCTTTTTACCCTTGCTTTCATGGGGGCCTTCAGCGTTTCACAAAGCGCAAAGGCCGTGGATTACCCGTTACCCCCGGACGGCAGCCGCCTGGTCGGGCAAAATCAAACCTACACCGTGCAGGAAGGCGATAAGAACCTGCAAACCATCGCCCGGCGTTTTGACACCGCCGCTATGCTGATTCTTGAAGCCAATAACACCATCGCGCCGGTGCCGAAGCCTGGTACCCTGGTGACTATCCCGTCGCAGCTGCTGCTGCCGGACGTGCCGCGTAAAGGCATTGTGGTGAACCTGGCGGAGCTGCGGCTGTATTACTTCCCGCCGGATGGCAGAAGCGTGCAGGTCTATCCGCTGGGTATCGGCCAGCTTGGCCTGGCGACGCCGGAGATGACGACACGCGTCGGGCAGAAGATCCCCAACCCGACCTGGACCCCGACGCCCGGTATTCGCCAGCGTTCGCTTGAGCGCGGCGTCTCACTGCCGCCGGTCGTGCCTGCCGGGCCGAATAACCCGCTGGGACGCTATGCGCTGCGTCTGGCGTACGGCAGCGGCGAATACCTGATCCACGGCACCAATGCCCCGAGCAGCGTCGGGCTTCGCGTCAGCTCGGGCTGCATGCGGATGTTCCCCGATGATATCAAAGCGCTGTTTATGCAGGTGGGCGTGGGAACGCCGGTCAGGGTCATCAACCAGCCGGTGAAGTACTCCGTCGAGCCGAACGGCAAACGCTATATCGAAGTGCATCGCCCGCTGTCGCAGGACGAAGGGCAGAACACGCAGACCATGTCCTACTCGCTGCCGGTCGGTTTCGCCCAGTTCACCCATGATAAAGCCAGCGATAAGGCGCAGATCGATCGCGCGATGTATCGCCGTGCCGGGTATCCGGTAGTGGTCTCGTCAGGCGCTACGCCCGCGGCAAGCGGAAGCGCGTCGGTGCTTTCCGTGCAAAACGGCGCGGCGGTGACGGCGGCGGAAAAGGTGACGCAATAG
- the sufE gene encoding cysteine desulfuration protein SufE, whose product MAVLPDKEKLLRNFNRCANWEEKYLYIIELGQRLAPLSDAEHNPANIIQGCQSQVWIVMQQNADGVIELQGDSDAAIVKGLIAIVFILYHQMTAQDIIAFDVRPWFEQMALAQHLTPSRSQGLEAMIRAIRTQAANLD is encoded by the coding sequence ATGGCCGTACTACCGGATAAAGAAAAGCTGCTGCGCAACTTTAACCGCTGCGCAAACTGGGAAGAAAAGTATCTCTATATTATCGAGCTCGGACAGCGCCTCGCGCCGCTCAGCGACGCGGAGCATAACCCGGCGAATATTATCCAGGGCTGTCAGAGCCAGGTGTGGATTGTGATGCAGCAAAACGCCGACGGCGTTATTGAGCTGCAGGGAGACAGCGATGCGGCAATTGTGAAAGGGCTAATCGCTATCGTTTTTATTCTTTATCACCAGATGACCGCGCAGGATATTATTGCGTTTGACGTTCGTCCCTGGTTCGAGCAAATGGCGCTGGCGCAGCATCTCACGCCGTCGCGTTCGCAGGGGCTGGAGGCAATGATTCGCGCAATTCGCACGCAAGCCGCAAACCTTGACTAA
- a CDS encoding major outer membrane lipoprotein → MNRTKLVLGAVILGSTLLAGCSSNAKIDQLSSDVQTLNAKVDQLSNDVNAMRSDVQAAKDDAARANQRLDNQAHSYRK, encoded by the coding sequence ATGAATCGTACTAAACTGGTACTGGGCGCGGTAATCCTGGGTTCTACTCTGCTGGCTGGTTGCTCCAGCAACGCTAAAATCGATCAGCTGTCTTCTGACGTTCAGACTCTGAACGCTAAAGTTGACCAGCTGAGCAACGACGTGAACGCAATGCGTTCTGACGTTCAGGCTGCTAAAGACGACGCAGCTCGCGCTAACCAGCGTCTGGACAACCAGGCTCACTCTTACCGTAAGTAA
- a CDS encoding ABC transporter ATP-binding protein, whose protein sequence is MTAPSLTVSNLRYGYRQPLFAPLSFACRPGDVWAILGANGRGKSTLLDTLTGTLPTLGGSVHVSGGASVVPQSFRPAFAWQVHDVVLMGRARHVALFAQPSAGDDARVSEALQQLNILPLARTPFNGLSGGQQQLVMIARALVSGSQNILLDEPCSALDLANQQVVLQLISNLAHRQQRSVLFTTHDPTHALQVASHALLLLPQGQWLAGETSAVLTEENLRQAYGVTVRKITLADSPCPVLAPLFSLER, encoded by the coding sequence ATGACGGCGCCTTCACTTACCGTCAGCAACCTGCGCTACGGCTATCGCCAGCCGCTGTTTGCGCCGCTGAGCTTTGCGTGTCGTCCCGGCGACGTCTGGGCCATTCTCGGCGCCAACGGGCGGGGGAAAAGTACGCTGCTCGACACCCTTACCGGCACGCTGCCGACGCTTGGCGGCAGCGTGCACGTCAGCGGCGGCGCAAGCGTCGTGCCGCAGTCTTTTCGTCCGGCCTTTGCCTGGCAGGTGCATGATGTGGTGCTGATGGGGCGGGCGCGCCACGTCGCGCTGTTTGCACAACCGTCCGCCGGGGACGACGCGCGGGTTAGCGAGGCGCTACAGCAGCTGAACATTCTGCCGCTGGCCCGTACGCCGTTTAACGGCCTTTCCGGCGGCCAGCAGCAGCTGGTCATGATCGCCCGCGCGCTAGTGAGCGGGAGTCAGAATATCCTGTTGGATGAGCCCTGCTCGGCGCTGGATCTCGCCAATCAGCAGGTGGTGCTGCAGCTCATCAGCAATCTGGCGCATCGCCAGCAGCGAAGCGTGCTGTTTACCACCCACGACCCCACGCACGCGCTGCAGGTCGCCAGCCACGCGCTGCTGCTGCTGCCGCAGGGCCAGTGGCTGGCGGGCGAAACGTCGGCGGTGCTGACGGAGGAAAACCTGCGGCAGGCGTACGGAGTTACGGTGCGTAAAATCACGCTGGCTGACTCGCCCTGCCCGGTGCTGGCGCCGCTATTCAGCCTCGAGCGTTAG
- a CDS encoding substrate-binding domain-containing protein: MMTATLSVLAAGSLKRALLPLTASFAQTTGLTVDIDFGPAGLLRERIEAGERCSLFASANTAHPQALLRQGKALSAQTFAFNRLNLTARRLADAPPRDWLALLADPALRLATSTPGSDPSGDYTWQLFDNIEARHPGLGAALKHRALPLVGGRDTLTVPAAEVASAWIIRSGRAELFIGYAHYSRALAGADDLQILSIPAPYNPLCEYQMALLDDNEPTRRLAQYIVSAAGQSVLRQMGFLTLEAE; this comes from the coding sequence ATGATGACAGCGACACTTTCCGTACTCGCCGCCGGCAGCCTGAAACGGGCGCTGCTTCCGCTGACGGCGTCGTTTGCGCAAACGACGGGGCTGACGGTTGATATCGATTTTGGTCCGGCAGGGCTGTTGCGCGAGCGGATCGAGGCCGGCGAGCGCTGCAGCCTGTTCGCCTCCGCGAATACCGCGCATCCGCAGGCGCTGCTGCGGCAGGGGAAAGCGCTGAGCGCGCAGACCTTCGCTTTTAATCGCCTGAACCTCACCGCCCGCCGCCTGGCGGATGCGCCGCCGCGGGACTGGCTGGCGCTGCTGGCCGATCCGGCGCTGCGCCTCGCCACCTCAACGCCGGGCAGCGATCCCTCCGGAGACTACACCTGGCAGCTGTTCGACAACATCGAGGCGCGGCACCCCGGGCTGGGCGCGGCCCTGAAGCACAGGGCGCTGCCGCTGGTGGGCGGGCGCGATACCCTGACGGTACCTGCCGCAGAAGTGGCCAGCGCCTGGATCATTCGCTCGGGGCGTGCCGAGCTGTTTATCGGCTACGCGCACTACAGCCGCGCGCTGGCGGGCGCCGACGATCTGCAGATCCTGTCGATTCCCGCGCCCTATAACCCGCTGTGCGAATATCAGATGGCGCTGCTGGACGACAACGAGCCGACGCGGCGGCTGGCGCAGTATATTGTCTCCGCCGCCGGGCAGAGCGTCCTGCGCCAGATGGGGTTTCTAACGCTCGAGGCTGAATAG
- the pykF gene encoding pyruvate kinase PykF encodes MKKTKIVCTIGPKTESEEMLTKMLDAGMNVMRLNFSHGDYAEHGQRIQNLRNVMSRTGKKAAILLDTKGPEIRTIKLEGGNDVALKAGQTFTFTTDKSVIGNSEIVAVTYEGFTSDLKVGNTILVDDGLIGMEVTAIEGNKVICKVLNNGDLGENKGVNLPGVSIALPALAEKDKQDLIFGCEQGVDFVAASFIRKRSDVLEIREHLKAHGGENIQIISKIENQEGLNNFDEILEASDGIMVARGDMGVEIPVEEVIFAQKMIIEKCVRARKVVITATQMLDSMIKNPRPTRAEAGDVANAILDGTDAVMLSGESAKGKYPLEAVTIMATICERTDRVMTSRLDYNNDSRKLRITEAVCRGAVETAEKLEAPLIVVATQGGKSARAIRKYFPDATILALTTNEVTARQLVLSKGVIPHLVKEIASTDDFYRLGKEVALQLVERGLAQKGDVVVMVSGALVPSGTTNTASVHVL; translated from the coding sequence ATGAAAAAGACCAAAATTGTTTGCACCATCGGTCCGAAAACCGAATCTGAAGAGATGCTGACCAAAATGCTGGACGCTGGCATGAACGTCATGCGTCTGAACTTCTCCCACGGTGACTATGCAGAACACGGTCAGCGCATCCAGAACTTGCGCAACGTGATGAGCAGAACCGGTAAGAAAGCGGCGATCCTGCTGGATACCAAAGGTCCAGAAATCCGCACCATCAAGCTGGAAGGCGGTAACGACGTCGCTCTGAAAGCGGGCCAGACCTTCACCTTCACCACCGACAAATCCGTTATCGGCAACAGCGAAATCGTTGCGGTGACCTACGAAGGTTTTACCAGCGATCTGAAAGTCGGCAACACCATCCTGGTTGACGACGGCCTGATCGGCATGGAAGTTACCGCTATCGAAGGTAACAAGGTTATCTGTAAAGTGCTGAACAACGGCGACCTGGGCGAAAACAAAGGCGTTAACCTGCCTGGCGTTTCCATCGCGCTGCCGGCGCTGGCTGAGAAAGACAAGCAGGATCTGATCTTCGGCTGCGAGCAGGGCGTAGACTTCGTTGCGGCCTCCTTTATCCGTAAGCGTTCCGACGTGCTGGAAATCCGTGAGCACCTGAAGGCGCACGGCGGCGAGAACATCCAGATCATCTCCAAAATTGAAAACCAGGAAGGCCTGAACAACTTCGACGAAATCCTCGAAGCGTCCGACGGCATCATGGTTGCCCGTGGCGACATGGGCGTTGAAATTCCGGTTGAAGAAGTTATCTTCGCCCAGAAAATGATCATCGAAAAATGCGTCCGCGCGCGCAAAGTGGTTATCACTGCGACCCAGATGCTGGACTCCATGATCAAGAACCCGCGCCCTACCCGCGCTGAAGCCGGCGACGTTGCCAACGCCATCCTCGACGGCACCGATGCGGTCATGCTGTCTGGCGAATCCGCAAAAGGGAAGTATCCGCTGGAAGCGGTGACCATCATGGCGACCATCTGCGAGCGTACCGACCGCGTGATGACCAGCCGTCTGGACTACAATAACGACAGCCGCAAACTGCGCATCACTGAAGCAGTATGCCGCGGCGCGGTTGAAACGGCTGAGAAACTGGAAGCGCCGCTGATCGTCGTCGCGACCCAGGGCGGTAAATCCGCACGCGCTATCCGTAAGTACTTCCCGGATGCCACCATCCTGGCGCTGACCACCAACGAAGTCACCGCACGTCAGCTGGTGCTCAGCAAAGGCGTTATCCCGCACCTGGTGAAAGAAATCGCCTCTACGGATGATTTCTATCGCCTGGGTAAAGAAGTGGCCCTGCAGCTGGTTGAACGCGGCCTGGCGCAGAAAGGCGACGTCGTGGTGATGGTTTCCGGCGCGCTGGTACCGAGCGGAACCACCAATACGGCCTCTGTGCACGTACTGTAA
- a CDS encoding FecCD family ABC transporter permease, with protein MHSRNRYRALQTLLILLTCALALGSLCLGQYRLSAGDVMTRLLHPGQFPDITRQVVWSVRLPRVVMALLAGGALGLCGATLQGVFRNPLVDPHIIGVTSGAAFGGTLAILLGLAPVLMMGSTFGFGLAALALVYLIATLQGRESTLALILSGIVLSGFFAALVSLMQYLADTEETLPNIIFWLLGSFATANWHKVLTLALPVCLAALALYRLRWRINLLSLDEKDARTLGVAVKPLRRGVLLCCALLVAAQVAVSGSIAWVGLVIPHLARLLVGADHRRLLPTAFWLGGGFMIMVDDIARTLTAAEIPLGIITALFGAPVFTGLLAYSSRRRAQ; from the coding sequence ATGCACAGCCGTAACCGCTATCGCGCCCTGCAAACGCTGCTGATTCTGCTCACCTGCGCGCTGGCGCTGGGCTCGCTCTGCCTGGGGCAGTACCGCCTTAGCGCGGGCGACGTGATGACGCGCCTGCTCCATCCGGGACAGTTTCCGGACATCACCCGGCAGGTCGTCTGGTCGGTGCGGCTGCCGCGGGTAGTGATGGCGCTACTGGCCGGCGGCGCGCTGGGGCTGTGCGGGGCGACGCTGCAGGGCGTGTTTCGTAACCCGCTGGTCGACCCGCATATTATCGGCGTCACTTCCGGCGCGGCGTTTGGCGGCACGCTCGCGATTCTGCTCGGGCTCGCCCCCGTGCTGATGATGGGTTCGACCTTTGGCTTTGGCCTGGCCGCGCTGGCGCTGGTCTACCTGATTGCGACGCTGCAGGGGCGGGAAAGCACGCTGGCGCTGATCCTCTCCGGGATCGTTCTCAGCGGTTTTTTCGCCGCGCTGGTCAGCCTGATGCAGTACCTGGCCGATACCGAAGAGACGCTGCCGAACATCATTTTCTGGCTGCTGGGCAGCTTTGCCACCGCGAACTGGCATAAGGTGCTGACCCTGGCGCTGCCGGTATGTCTGGCCGCGCTGGCGCTGTACCGGCTACGCTGGCGGATCAACCTGCTGTCGCTGGATGAAAAAGACGCCCGGACGCTGGGGGTGGCGGTAAAGCCGCTGCGCCGCGGCGTACTGCTGTGCTGTGCGCTGCTGGTCGCCGCGCAGGTGGCGGTCAGCGGCAGCATCGCCTGGGTCGGTCTGGTTATCCCGCATCTGGCGCGCCTGCTGGTGGGCGCCGACCACCGTCGCCTGCTGCCTACGGCGTTCTGGCTGGGCGGCGGATTCATGATCATGGTTGACGATATCGCCCGCACGCTGACCGCCGCGGAGATCCCGCTGGGCATCATCACCGCCCTGTTCGGCGCGCCGGTCTTTACCGGGCTGCTGGCGTACAGCAGCCGGAGGCGCGCGCAATGA
- the fumD gene encoding fumarate hydratase FumD, translating to MGNQSKDDALYQEMCRVVGKVVLEMRDLGQEPKHIVIAGVLRTALANPKIKRAELTREAMEKVIFALSGR from the coding sequence ATGGGTAATCAGAGTAAAGACGACGCGCTGTATCAGGAAATGTGCCGGGTGGTCGGTAAAGTGGTGCTGGAGATGCGCGACCTGGGACAGGAACCGAAGCATATCGTGATTGCCGGCGTGTTGCGCACCGCGCTCGCCAACCCCAAAATTAAGCGCGCAGAGCTGACCCGCGAGGCGATGGAAAAGGTCATTTTCGCGCTGTCGGGACGGTAA